The following coding sequences lie in one Thalassoglobus polymorphus genomic window:
- a CDS encoding threonine ammonia-lyase, producing MSNSIQVATIEDVRRAESVIHQHISPAPLIRSYGLEKILELSDDRRVWIKDYGWTPVGSFKLMGALNWMANRADEIGDRPVAAHSSGNFASGISFAGMKYGKRVIVVMPEDAPQVKFDLTESFGAEIRTYDKSTDHLTGARDKLTKQIAEEENAIQASPYDDNDVIAGNGVGGLEIVEELERQDRKISHFFCQVSGGGLMAGHALAIADGFPEAKIIGVEPTEADDFRRSLAAGERLRIEEPKSICDGLLSYDVGDHNWPILKELITESVCVPDEETITCMEWLYDTHGLRTEPSGAIATAAAMMRKTSLEGDGDLVLVLSGRNVDDRTFHQWIEDGLESQ from the coding sequence ATGTCAAATTCAATTCAAGTTGCCACGATTGAGGATGTTCGCCGAGCAGAGTCGGTGATTCATCAACACATCAGCCCTGCCCCGCTGATCCGTTCTTATGGGCTCGAAAAGATACTCGAACTCTCGGATGATCGACGGGTTTGGATTAAAGATTATGGCTGGACGCCGGTCGGTTCCTTCAAGCTGATGGGAGCGCTTAACTGGATGGCGAACCGCGCAGACGAAATTGGTGACCGCCCCGTAGCCGCTCACTCTTCCGGAAACTTTGCTTCCGGAATCTCCTTCGCAGGCATGAAATACGGCAAGCGAGTCATTGTCGTCATGCCCGAAGATGCCCCGCAGGTCAAATTCGACCTCACTGAGTCGTTCGGTGCTGAAATTCGAACCTACGACAAATCGACTGACCACTTAACTGGAGCACGTGACAAGCTGACGAAGCAAATCGCTGAAGAAGAAAACGCGATTCAGGCCTCTCCTTACGACGACAACGACGTCATTGCCGGAAACGGTGTTGGCGGCTTGGAAATCGTGGAAGAACTCGAACGACAAGATCGCAAGATCTCACACTTTTTTTGTCAGGTCAGCGGAGGTGGCCTCATGGCGGGCCATGCACTTGCCATTGCAGACGGGTTCCCCGAAGCGAAGATCATCGGAGTCGAGCCAACCGAAGCGGACGACTTCCGCCGCTCTCTCGCTGCTGGTGAACGTCTTCGTATTGAAGAACCCAAAAGCATCTGCGACGGCCTGCTCTCGTACGATGTCGGAGACCATAACTGGCCGATTCTGAAAGAATTGATCACTGAGTCCGTTTGCGTTCCTGACGAGGAAACCATCACCTGTATGGAATGGCTGTACGACACACATGGCCTACGGACGGAACCCTCTGGAGCGATTGCCACAGCCGCTGCCATGATGAGAAAAACATCTCTGGAAGGAGATGGAGATCTCGTCCTTGTACTCAGTGGCCGGAATGTCGACGACCGAACGTTCCACCAATGGATTGAAGATGGATTGGAATCGCAGTAG
- a CDS encoding MFS transporter translates to MSDTIEQNADSNLKWYQGITRYQWLVLLIASLGWVFDIFEGQIFVASMRDAMPALLGVVADDPAVARWNDMSFGSFLLGGAIGGVFFGMMSDRIGRSKTMIITILFYSLFTCVTAFAQSAWQMVILRFFVAMGVGGEWAVASAMVAEVMPQRSRAVMSSIFHASSVFGTLLAAAAGAFIITLGESAWRWGFAIGALPALLTLWIRWSLHEPEQWVRAREKAAADASQQTGRLSELFEGTNLRNTIVGVSLASIGLVTFWGGHIYGKNALLRGAQTEALQAEHVPVTNSEETGLTKEEYKAERQAAFKKHETPIKRAEMLSMALNTIGGGLGLLLFGTISNRLGRKGAFILYHVAAFIMMLVMFKVLIANHASQTVLALTLPVFGFFTLGMHAGYAVYFPELYPTRLRGTGAGFCFNMGRLATAAAFFGFGAVAITDENKALLLAPLYLVGVVVVFFAKETSGQELME, encoded by the coding sequence GTGAGTGACACCATCGAACAGAATGCCGATTCCAACCTGAAGTGGTACCAGGGGATCACCCGTTACCAATGGCTCGTTTTACTGATCGCTTCACTGGGCTGGGTCTTCGATATTTTCGAAGGGCAGATCTTTGTGGCGAGTATGCGTGACGCAATGCCGGCGTTGTTAGGTGTTGTTGCAGACGACCCTGCGGTGGCCCGTTGGAACGACATGAGTTTCGGAAGCTTCCTGCTCGGTGGGGCAATTGGTGGCGTCTTCTTCGGCATGATGAGCGACCGAATCGGGCGTTCCAAAACGATGATTATCACAATCTTGTTTTATTCGCTCTTTACTTGCGTGACTGCGTTCGCCCAGTCCGCTTGGCAAATGGTGATTTTGCGGTTCTTTGTTGCGATGGGAGTTGGTGGAGAATGGGCCGTGGCCTCAGCCATGGTTGCCGAGGTCATGCCGCAAAGATCCCGAGCGGTGATGAGTTCCATCTTTCATGCTTCCAGTGTCTTTGGGACCCTTCTTGCTGCTGCTGCAGGCGCCTTTATTATCACGCTGGGAGAAAGCGCGTGGCGGTGGGGATTTGCGATCGGAGCACTGCCCGCCTTGTTGACTCTCTGGATTCGCTGGTCTTTGCATGAACCTGAGCAATGGGTCAGAGCCAGGGAAAAAGCCGCAGCTGATGCAAGTCAGCAAACAGGTCGACTCTCCGAACTTTTTGAGGGAACAAACCTTCGCAATACCATCGTAGGGGTCAGTCTCGCGTCGATTGGTCTCGTCACATTCTGGGGCGGACATATTTACGGTAAGAATGCGCTACTGCGTGGTGCACAAACCGAAGCACTTCAGGCGGAACATGTTCCAGTCACGAATTCTGAAGAGACAGGATTAACGAAAGAGGAATACAAAGCTGAGCGGCAAGCTGCGTTTAAGAAGCATGAGACACCTATTAAGCGTGCTGAGATGCTGAGCATGGCACTCAACACCATCGGCGGCGGTCTCGGCTTGTTGCTGTTCGGCACGATCTCGAATCGTTTAGGCCGCAAAGGAGCGTTTATTCTCTATCACGTCGCTGCATTCATTATGATGTTGGTGATGTTCAAAGTGCTCATCGCCAATCATGCTTCACAAACAGTTTTGGCGTTAACACTTCCGGTGTTCGGGTTCTTTACGCTGGGGATGCACGCAGGTTATGCAGTCTATTTCCCTGAGCTTTATCCGACGAGGCTCCGCGGAACAGGAGCCGGATTCTGTTTTAATATGGGACGTCTTGCCACAGCAGCAGCCTTCTTCGGCTTCGGTGCGGTGGCGATTACTGATGAAAACAAAGCGTTGCTACTCGCCCCTTTGTATCTCGTCGGAGTAGTGGTTGTTTTCTTTGCGAAAGAAACAAGCGGTCAGGAATTGATGGAATAA